CATTTGTTTATATTATAAACACATTTATGGTTTTTTACCAATATTTGACCAATCCACTACCATTTGTACAGCTTCTTTTAAGAAAAAGTCAGGTGCTTCATAATCTTTTGGTAAATCATCAATGTTTTTCAGTGCTTTTTTACCTTCTCTTGCAAAACGTGCGTTGATATCTTTCAAGCGTTTTGCATCGTCGGCTTTCTCTTCTTTCAAACGCTCTTCTAAATTTAACGATAAGAATTTACGCTCATCACGCTCTTTGCGAATCGCAATATTTTCATTTAACACGATAAATTCCGGATTCTTCGCAATACGCTCTTCGTGTTTTGCTTTTAACTCTGAAACTGCATTGCGTGCATTACCCGCTTCTTGATAGGTAGCTGCAGGCACTTTATCCCAAGGCAGAGCGTTATCTTCAAAACTTTCTCCTGTTTTTTCCGCATTGATGATTTCAGGGAATTTAATATCCGCATCAACCCCTTTCAACTGAGTACTACCGCCGTTAATACGATAGAATTTTTGAATCGTGTATTGAATAAAACCTAACGGCTCTTTATCTAAATCATACACAAAATTCAACGAACGACTTTGCTGAACCGTACCTTTACCAAAAGTTTGCTGACCTACAATAATCGCACGATTATAATCTTGCATTGCAGCCGCAAAAATCTCAGAAGCCGATGCACTATGGCGATTAATCATTACCATAATTTTGCCGTCATAAACGATTTTTGATTCAGGATCTTCGTGTACTTTGATACGGTTAAAGGCATCTTGTACTTGAACTACCGGTCCACCTTTAATAAATAAACCTGTTAATTCAATTACTTCTGTTAATGAACCACCGCCGTTCTCACGCAAATCAATGATTAAACCTTCCAGATTCTGCTTATTCATATCCGCTAATAATTTACGCACATCTTCAGTTAAACCAATGTAGAAAGTTGGAATTTTAATAACTCCAACACTTTTTCCATCGACTTTCTCAACAGTTAATTTAGCGGCACTGTCTTCAATACGCACTTTATCACGTACAAGTGTGATGATTTTGGTTTTTCCGCCTTTTTCTGGCTCAATTTCCAAGCGAACTTTTGTGCCTTTTTTACCTTTAATCTTATCGACAACATCATCTAAACGCCAGCCGATAACATCTTCAATTTCGCCTTTCTCACCTTGACCAACACCAACAATTTTATCACCAACCACAAGTTTCTTACTTTTAGCGGCAGGTGCACCCGGCACTAAAGACTTAATACTAGTTACATCATCTTCTTGAGTAAGTGTTGCCCCAATCCCTTCTAATGAAAGATTCATACTTTCTTGGAAGGCTTTTGCTGCACGAGGCGATAAATAGCTGGTATGTGGGTCGATCTCACGAGAAAATGAATTCAAGTACGTTTGTAAAATATCATCAGCCTTCACTTGAGTTAAACGTTTAATCGCAAAATTATAACGTTTGGTTAAGGTTTTCTTGATGTCAGCCCATTTTTTATCTTTTAGATATAAATTGATAATATCGTTTTTAACACGTTGTTCCCACAGTGTATTGGCTTCCTCCACGCTTGTTGGGAATGCGGCTTTTTCACGGTCGATCTCAATTTCATCACTACCTTTTAAATCAGGCTCTTTGTCTAATAAAGACAACGCATAGCTATAACGCTCATAACGGCGTTTAGACATCAGCTCATACATTGCAAATGCAGCATTTAATTTACCGGCATATAAATCATCATCTAATAACGTGGCATATTTGCTACGCATTTCATCAATATCCGATTGCAAGAATGTATTGTGTGCAGGATCAAGCCAATCAACATAACGGTTAAAAATCTTTGATGCAAACTCATCATTCAATTCGAACTTATGATAATGAGATTGAGTGAGACGGGCAGTAACGCGTTTGGTTGATAGACTGTGCTGTTCGTTCGGTTTTGGAATAACAATGCTATTCTCTTTAATATCAGGTTGAACCGCAAAGGCATTACCGACTAATAAACCTAAAGTTACCGCAACTATTTTGTTTAATTTTGTTAGTTTCATCTTCTTTTCCAATCTACAAGCGGTCATAAAAGGATAAAAATTTACAAATAGCGTTTGAATACGCCTAGTATAAATATTATTTACGACCAAATTTACTTGCTAAAGCGGCTAATTTTTCCTCTGATGCTTTAGATAAATTATCTGCTACTTTTTTTGCTTTAGAGGCTGCACGTTTTTTAGCATTTTCTTCGCGTGCTTTTTGCTTAAAGAATTCTTTACGCTGTTCTTTACGTTCTTGTGCTTTACGTTCTGCCACAACAGCTTTCGCCGCGGCTAAGGTTTCTGCTGCGTGAGCTGCTTCTTCTTCTGTTACAAAGCCAACTTCTTCGCCTTGCAAACCAACACGAGCTGCATTCGGTTGGCTCGCAGCTAAATAACGCCAAGAATTTGTGTAGTTACGTAACACTTGACGTAATAAGGTTTTACTGACTTTTTCATCATCTTTTAACGCTTCTGCCAATTCTTGGAAAAGACCCACTTTTAGCGGTTTAACTTCTCCTTCAACAGTGAAGCAAAGCGGGAATTTTTCCGCTAAATATGCAATTACTTCCTTTGTGCTTGGATTTGTTTTATTGTGAGTTTGTTCTGTTGTTTGCTCTACTTGTTGTTCAGACATAATAAGTTCCGTTAATAAAAATTCGAGAATTTGCTAAGTTAAAATCTAACTGGATACTATATTTGATTTATAAGGCTTCGTCCATATAAATTGCATATTCCTATCACAAAAACGATAGACTATTTTTTCATTTGAATGTTCATAAAAGTATAAAAATAATTTGCTTAAAAAATGAATAAATGCTCTAATGGCGAAAGCTGTTCGTGCGTTAAAATAGTTGAATCTTTTTAGTTATTTCCTTAAAAGGTAAGTGATTGATAGATACGCCTGTAATATCCCGTTTAGCTATCTTTTATCACTTTTTACATTTATATAAGGAAAATCCTATGTCAACAGTTACTGGTACAGTGAAATGGTTCAACGCAACTAAAGGTTTTGGTTTTATCACCCCGGATCAAGGTGGCAAAGATGTGTTCGTTCACTTCTCCGCTATTGAAGCAAACGGTGGTTACCGCACATTAGCAGATGGTGCGAAAGTACAATTTGAAATTCAAGATTCAGAACGTGGAGCATCAGCAGTAAACGTTAAAACTATCTAATTAGAATAATTTAAATCAAATGCCGACGAAATGTCGGCATTTTTGTCTTTTTATTTGGTAATTTGTACCTCAAATTTCTTCGGTACAATAAAAATTGCCGGCACAACAAAAGCTGCCATCAGCCAGAAAGTAAAGTTTGGTGAATGCTGATAAATTATACCTGCTAAAAAAGTAAACACTGCCATAAATGCACAGCTTGCCAAACCGAAATATAAACCTTGTAGCTTTGTAATTTTCTCTGCTGCTTGTTGCATTGAAATATAACGAATCATTGCAATATGAGAAGCCCCAAAGGTAACTGAGTGTAGAAATTGAGCAAAAATCATTAATGTAATCTCTGTTGTACTGCCCATAATTCCCCAACGAATAAAAGCAAATACCGCAGATAAAATCATCAAATGACTAATTTTCCACGACTTAAACAACTGTTTAGAAACTAAAAAGAACAAAATCTCCGACACCACCGCTAATCCCCAAAACAAACTTGTGATTTGCGTTGAAATGCCTGCATTTGACCAATGAATAGTACTATAAGTGTAATAGGTTGCGTGGGAAGCTGAAATTAACGATACCGCAATTAACATTCGTAAAGTGGTAGGCTCTTTTAATAACGCCAAGTAAGTTACATTCGAGTTACTTGTGGCTACACTTTTTTCCTCAAAACCAACCGTAGGTGTAGCGAGTTGTCCGATACCAAACAAGACAAGAAAGCCAATAATAACCCAAACTACAATATCTTCGCCTAGCTGCCCGATAAAATAGCCACCGCAAAGTGAACCGACCACAAAGGCGATTGAGCCAAAAAGTCTGGCTTTACCGTAATCCAAACCGACTTGTCGTTGCCAAATGGAAGCAATACTGTCTGCAATCGGCATTGCCCCTGAATTAAACATTTGAAACAGCATTAACACAGGAAAGATCAACCAAATTGAATTGCCCGAAAATGCCAACACAATAGCCACTGCAATATTCAGCCACGTTAAGGCTCTTGCGGTCGGAATAAGCTGATTTACTGCCTTTACCCGCTGTGAAGCTAAGATACTGCCCCCGAAACGAAACAGATAACCGACTGCGGCTAATAAGCCAATCATTTCGGTAGAATAGCCGTGATGTTTTAACCAAACAGGCAAAAAGGGTAATATCACACCATAAGCACAAAAAAAGCCAAAATAGTTAAATGCCGTCCATTTAAACGGTGAAACCGCTATCATAAGGACTTCTCCATTTCTTCAGCACGATAAATTGCCGCCCACATTGCTTGATCTACCGTTTCTGTTAAATTTTGTTGTTCAAATACTTCCAATGCTTTTGCGGTTGTGCCACCTTTGGAAGTTACATTTTCTCGCAAGGTTGAAAGGGGAATTGTTGGATTTGCCTCCACCAATTTTGCTGCCCCTAACGCAGCAGATTGCACAAGCAATCT
The sequence above is a segment of the Mannheimia bovis genome. Coding sequences within it:
- the proQ gene encoding RNA chaperone ProQ, whose amino-acid sequence is MSEQQVEQTTEQTHNKTNPSTKEVIAYLAEKFPLCFTVEGEVKPLKVGLFQELAEALKDDEKVSKTLLRQVLRNYTNSWRYLAASQPNAARVGLQGEEVGFVTEEEAAHAAETLAAAKAVVAERKAQERKEQRKEFFKQKAREENAKKRAASKAKKVADNLSKASEEKLAALASKFGRK
- a CDS encoding cold-shock protein, with translation MSTVTGTVKWFNATKGFGFITPDQGGKDVFVHFSAIEANGGYRTLADGAKVQFEIQDSERGASAVNVKTI
- a CDS encoding 3-phenylpropionate MFS transporter, producing MIAVSPFKWTAFNYFGFFCAYGVILPFLPVWLKHHGYSTEMIGLLAAVGYLFRFGGSILASQRVKAVNQLIPTARALTWLNIAVAIVLAFSGNSIWLIFPVLMLFQMFNSGAMPIADSIASIWQRQVGLDYGKARLFGSIAFVVGSLCGGYFIGQLGEDIVVWVIIGFLVLFGIGQLATPTVGFEEKSVATSNSNVTYLALLKEPTTLRMLIAVSLISASHATYYTYSTIHWSNAGISTQITSLFWGLAVVSEILFFLVSKQLFKSWKISHLMILSAVFAFIRWGIMGSTTEITLMIFAQFLHSVTFGASHIAMIRYISMQQAAEKITKLQGLYFGLASCAFMAVFTFLAGIIYQHSPNFTFWLMAAFVVPAIFIVPKKFEVQITK
- the prc gene encoding carboxy terminal-processing peptidase — encoded protein: MKLTKLNKIVAVTLGLLVGNAFAVQPDIKENSIVIPKPNEQHSLSTKRVTARLTQSHYHKFELNDEFASKIFNRYVDWLDPAHNTFLQSDIDEMRSKYATLLDDDLYAGKLNAAFAMYELMSKRRYERYSYALSLLDKEPDLKGSDEIEIDREKAAFPTSVEEANTLWEQRVKNDIINLYLKDKKWADIKKTLTKRYNFAIKRLTQVKADDILQTYLNSFSREIDPHTSYLSPRAAKAFQESMNLSLEGIGATLTQEDDVTSIKSLVPGAPAAKSKKLVVGDKIVGVGQGEKGEIEDVIGWRLDDVVDKIKGKKGTKVRLEIEPEKGGKTKIITLVRDKVRIEDSAAKLTVEKVDGKSVGVIKIPTFYIGLTEDVRKLLADMNKQNLEGLIIDLRENGGGSLTEVIELTGLFIKGGPVVQVQDAFNRIKVHEDPESKIVYDGKIMVMINRHSASASEIFAAAMQDYNRAIIVGQQTFGKGTVQQSRSLNFVYDLDKEPLGFIQYTIQKFYRINGGSTQLKGVDADIKFPEIINAEKTGESFEDNALPWDKVPAATYQEAGNARNAVSELKAKHEERIAKNPEFIVLNENIAIRKERDERKFLSLNLEERLKEEKADDAKRLKDINARFAREGKKALKNIDDLPKDYEAPDFFLKEAVQMVVDWSNIGKKP